cacgtgaGCACAACTGATTGAGTCTAGCGTCAGAAGAATGACTGCTGTAgaggaaaaacaacaacaaaaatctgGACGTttgacttgttttgtttttctgtgcatTCTTTTAGTATGTTAGAATAAAACCCATACAACCTTGTCAAATAAATACCTTCAAATTGtagtgttttctttattttgtaccTTTCACCTCACATTTCGATGGTTTCATATAATGTGACTGGGCTTTAAAAGCAAAGCAGACGTGTCTAGTAAATGTGGTGAGGTGTACTGTTGTTTCATCCTCACTGGTGACAGCTGTGCCATTCCCATGTGTATCTGGGTCTGTTGGGCAGAAAGTCTGCGGTGCCCTGATTCTTCACCCGCTGTGGAAACCTCAATAAAACTCTGGTGTCGTAATCACGAGCGTGAGCCGCTGAACTGAAGAACACAACACACAGTCACATCATCAACAAACACTTATTTGCATCCACAGTCCACACACATGATCAGTCTTATTGATCAGACGTTTCTCTTTCAGAGCTCGGAGATTAGATGGAGTTCTTTAGGTCTCAACTAGTCTCATGAAAGAGTTGAAAcccatgaagagtctggaggagtaaatgaatgtaaataatcatattgagatcttcaataatattgcaGACTTGACATCTGAggtcagtttgagacattgttgagatctcatCTGAAACTGAGagttaagcaaaagtttccacgTGTTCTTCATTGAATCtgattgatgtctgtctgtggAGTTCGATGGTGAACTGCATCAGCACACACCTGGCCAGACACTTCTCCTCTGCAGCACACCTGAGGCTGTACATGGACACTCTCTGGACATACGTGGACACCTGGATCATGTATGGATCCAGCACGAGATCCGGGAGTCCTGGTCGAAAAGAgggcgtgtgtttgtgtttattttctcacAAGAAAGAATCACTCAAGAAGTCTCATAAACATCACATCTTACCGTGCTGAAAGTATCTGGTTCCGTATCCGTGATGTCTGAATGCGTTTCTGTGTCTGTAGTATGAGTCATAGTAGTTGTAGTATGGATTGTTCCGGATGGATTTGTAGGGATCGTACGGCTCATCCCTCGCCATCACGTCTGACGCGCTTGAAGAGCTCGTGTTCTGCTCGCGCGCGATCGTCGTGTTCGCTTCGGTTACTCTGAGATTCGGCTCTGTTCGTCCCGGTGGCACAAACTCAGACCCGGGACTGAGCAGCTGAAAAACGCGTCCGTTATGCGTCCATCGCGTGCGCACTCGCGCACCTACCTGTTGCGCGCGACGCGCTCCTTTCGATTCGGCGTTTAACTGAGCGACAactgttaaaaaacaacaacaaatacacaaacagaGCAGAAGTACGCGACCACAACTCTCCATAATCCACACAAAACCAGCAGCGAAATGCCGCGCTTCTTTCTTTCCAAGGGGACGCGCGCGCGTCAATGTCACCACGAGTCGCGTGTGATGTTTCTCCTCTGATCTCTGAACAGTGTTTGAGGAGGTGCAGCTTCAGCTGCTTTGGGAGGTTTTAAAGCTTCTCTACGGATGACAGCGATATTAAATCATGATGTCGTGTTTTGTAAATCTTCAGATGTAAATGTCATAACAGATCGACGTGACGTGAAGTGAAGTGATAGCCTTTTTCATGACGGATTTCTCATCACTAATATGGATATGAAACAAAAGTcgtttaatatcatttaaacCACCACAAATACTGTTAGAGACACAAATGATGTGAACTGTCTGTACAGTCGTGGCCTAAAGTAGCGCCAGTGACATAAATActgtgttttgcaaagtttcTGCTGAAGCTGTCGTGGTGTTCATTCACATTGTTTAAAGGttattatgcattttaaatcattGCGAAAAAAAAGCAACTCCCCAGATGTCAATCCCATATAGAGCACCTGTGGTCAATCCTCAAAAAGCGAGTGGACAAGCAGAAGCCCAAAAATTGTGATGGTTTCAGAGCACTAATAAGGCAGGAAAGGTTCACCATCAGTCAGGATTTGGCCCAGAAGTGAATATCCAGCGTGCCCGAGCCAATCACAGAGGTTATGAAAAACAAGGCCCAACACTGTAAATATTCACTCTTtgcatatattatatttttgccAATAAATGCCTTTAACACTTAAGATTTGCTAACTTAAGATATCAAGTATACCAAAcatgtggaaaaataaaaaatacagaagcagcaaaacacaacatttatgtcATTGCCAAACCAATACTTTTGTCCACGACTCTCTCAGCTAAAAGAAAGCTCCTCATGTGATCAGCACAGTTTCTCCTGTAGTCAATACTAATAAATCCAGTTGCAGAACTATCACAGTGTTGACATTTTGACAACAGTCATGATAGTAAtagattattgatattgtgtaaacaaaaacagtataatgttgtaaataagtTTGTTGTGTCAGTTTCATGTGGTTTTGCACCTGTTTAACATTCTGTCACAATGATTACCAATGCCTCTCTCTGCCTCACTAAACTCGTATTCTCAGTGTGATTCAGTgaccaaaaacacacatgcacacacacacatgttgggtttccatgttttatggggacattctgtagatgcaatggtttttatactgtacaaactgtatatcatattccctacccctaaccctaacaatcacacacaactgtctgctcttttagattttcacaaaagttcattctgtatgatttataagcttgtttccttatggggacaaaaaatgtccccacaaggacaagggttttggatattgccatctttgtggggacattttgtccccataccgtagggtttacccttcacacacacacacacacgcacatacacgtTTGCGcagctttatgaggacatacattgacgcagtgcaatctctagcccgtcaccctaaccatcagaactacatgcctgaccctaaccctgaCCCTAAACCTGATTATAACCTTaaccctaaaaccaagtcttcaccctcaaacagccctttaaagaggtctctggaagtgaggaccggccaaaatgtcctcactttactctccttgtcctcacaccgctggtctacaactaaaaccggtcctcacaaatatagatgtacaagtacacacacacacgcacacacacacacacacacacaaaataaaaataaagacacaTTTGACTGACAGCATTACATCTTTTGGCCACAATAATCATGTAGTGTAAATAGATATAATAGatccataactgtctggttcagctaCTAAATCAGACATTAAGAGACTACAACGAACAGTCAGGACTGCTGAGAGGATTATTGGTGCCCCCTGCCCAACCTTCAAGATCTTTACACCTCCAGAAAGAGAAAAGGGGCTAAGAAAATCACTGGACCCTACTCACCCAGCTCACTCCCTCTTCCAACTGTTGCCATCTggccggcgctacagagcactgaccaCCAGAACAGCCAGACACAAGAACAGTTTCTTCCTGCGGGCTATACTCAGCCTGAACAATTAAAAGCTCTTACCACACACTGTCCATCACACATCACACTTGCACATTGCACACAGCATCTGGAAACTctacattgtaagaaacaatacgataaacctgtaaataatacatctgtacactcttttaaaaaaatatatgttgtttttgtctatatattttcactttttgtatatagtgcactattgtttttatttaattctcattttttctatcttaatgCATATTTGCACTGTGTTTGCAgcatgtgtacactttcttctgcactaagctcctgtcgcctcgtcaaattccttgtgtatgtaaacacatttggtaataaagctccttctgagaTATTGTGACAGCAACACTGACCAGAACCAAACATGTGTTcgccattttaaaatattaaagatgATCCAATTGGTGAATGAATTATTTAATATCAAGGgagaaaaaaacacagcagCATATTTTCAGTATTGTAAGAGTAAGATGTCTGTTGTTATTGACTTACACTtacatttctacatgtatttatttaacagacacttttatGCATTAGCATTGCACATTTGATCAATGAGAGGTGTTTTCAAagcaatatttacatgtatCATAGAGCTGAAGCACATAAATGAATTTATGAATGAGTTCAGTCTCAATGTTCTGCTGGATTTCTTCACAATCTTCAGAAGaagatcagaatcagaagaacATGATAAAATAGATGTATACTGTGTCTGAAACGTTCTTCTGTGGTGAAAGTTGTGCAGTTAACAGTTGATTCTGTCAGCAGCGTCTGAACGTGATGTCCAGCTGTTTGCTTTATGAGTTGTGGGTCACTTTCCCCAttaaactcaaataaaaatctCCTGAGGTGTTACATGTGCTTCAGACTCCTCCAGCACAGCACGACAGCTAGAAGCACATCATCAGCAAACGCTTCACTTCTGCTGCACGtaacatcatcttcatcatcatcatcatcatctgtgtGTAGATGCCTTCACACAATACAAGTGCTTTAGAAATCATATCAAACTCAACTGaatattatttcatttctatctacacacacaagCTGTGTGACATCAACACTTCTCCTGTTGCCTGCAGTGAAACACATgtgcagtgcattatgggaaaaGAATCATGAAACGcacacaggtacacacacacacactttgatttgtaattaatttataaaatgtagacGGATCATATTTTTAACATCCTTgtacagacgcacacacacacacacacacacacacacacacacacacacacacacacacacacacacacacacacacacacacacacacacacacacacacacacacacacacacacacacacacacacacaggcacacacagtATGTACAACAAGCTCGATTGTTTCAACAGCTCTGGAAAAAGTGTGAATCCACCAAACAAGAGGCTTTGTAAAGTGTAGTTAAGATCAAAGTGAAAGGGTTTTACCGCTCTGAAAGTATTTCCTGGTGAATATATAAAGAGCAGCAGGTTGATGTGTTGGATGAGATGCAGATGTGTAACACTTTAATCTGCAGAATAATGAGAAGAGACTCTGCAGGGAGACCAGCGTCTTAAAAACCAGAAGCTCAAATCTCCCACTATAAAAACATGAGAGCTGAACCGCTTTAAATCATACATGTGCCGTTTCCTGACAACACATGGCACtgcactcttaaagggatacttcacccaaaaatgagaattctgtcatcatttcctcaccttccagttgttccaaatctgtatacattgttctgatcaacacagaggaagatatttggaagaatgctcataaccaaacacacctcaacacccattgactcccatagtaggaaaaatacaatggtagtcaaaagtgccccagaactgtttgctgtcctacattcttcaaaatatcttcttttgtgttcaacaaaacaaaaaattttagcgtaatttttcctactatgggagtcaatgggggtcgagatctgatggttatgagcattcttccaaatatctttctctgtgttcatcagaactaagacatttatacagatttggaacaactcgaaggtgagtaaatgatgacagacttttcatttttgggtgaagtatccctttaaacagaaGAAAAATACAGTAGATATTAAGATACAGCCATGAATAAAATTAAAAGATCACTTCAGGTTTGCGTTACAATCCAGTGTGTGTTGAACTTCatcagaaacaaacctcagaaaTGACAttaagtcacccaacagcaatctGAAACACTGAATGTAAAGTgggtttttttaaccaaaatacgtcagtaaaaacattagtattgttttttttaaataaaagatgaacttgttttctttgcaatattTATGATCTGTAGAAATTGCATCTTTTTGACCAGTTTTTCctattttaattttcttttgtttcctttttttctcattcggAATTTGGGAGAATGTCATTAGTTCACTgactgaaacaaaaatgatacttttaaaacagactagaaatagtaaattcagagaAGCAGAACATTTTTGGAGTGgtctattattttttaataatacaagTGTTGTAATGTAGATGAATGACTCTTTTACTTTGCTCTAAAACACTGACTATGTTAAatatgttgttgtgtgttgtgtttcagCTGCAGATGTCACGTtgcataatgtgtgtgtgtgtgtgtgtgtaatacaAAATAGTCTTCACTTCTCATGTCAGTCCAGTAGAGTGAAGGAtctgaataaatataaacataaagcattctttaaaaacagtaaaaatttaTTCCTAACAGCACACACTACAGGAGTAACACTGAGGCTTGACTTTGAGCTGTATTATTCTGCATTCATATGAACACACCCCCCTCTTGTGTCTGATTTACACAAGTGATATTATTCTATCACTCAGTTCTGCATCTTgagatcagtgtgtgtgtgtgtgtgtgaatcacTAACACACAGAGATAAAAACTGAAGCCCGTTTACAGATTCACAACACAACCGGGTGGTGAGAAAACAGACATGTTCGGATGCAGGTCAGTTCATGTTTTTAATTGgtacataaatacatttttcattgtATACTGTCTTGACAAAAATGTTGACATCTTTAAAATCATCtgataaaatatcaaaaatatgcTCTTTATATAGTTGAAGGTTTTCTTTAGAAAAACATAGAATGTCTTTACAAAGTGTTTGATGTGTGAGAGGTGAAGGCAGCGCTCAGCACTGCATTTAATGTCACGCTGAAGTGAATACATGTCATGATGTTTATCTGTCTTTACCATGTTTGCTTTATGTTGATAGCAGCAGCATTATAAGAGCTCTTCTgaccgcacacacacgcacgcacacacgcacgcacgcacgcacgcacgcacgcacgcacgcacacacacacacacacacacacacacacacacactgaagagTCTCTCACAGGATCACGATAGAATGAAATCTCATATGAGATGAATCTCTGTGTGGAGCAGCTGTGGGAATATAGGAGTGTGATTTTCCAGCTTCAGATCGGATTCACACGAAGATGCTCCTGATGAGATCTGCtgagaaacaaaaacattcagaGGAATTCAGTAATATCTTGGGATTTCTTTGACCAGAGAAGTCAAAAGTGAGCATCTATACTCTACCATCTTCTCATGTTGCCCAAACTCTTTCATTCAAATCAGATCATCAGTACATGACGTCAGACAGTTTGAGGCACTCAGCGTTCAACACCTCCagcttctgtctgtctgcatgaACATCTTCAGAGGAAGCGGACGGAGCTCTGGAAATAAAGTTCAGTCAGACCGTCGTGCTGGTGGACTTGCGCAGGATGGTTTTGTGTGGTTTCTGTGGAGGGAAAGAGACGATGTTGCCGTTCTCCATGAGGCTTTGAGACGGCAGTGACGATGAACACTGATGACTCGGACTCACTTTGACATCGATCACTTCTGTGTGGAAGTGTAAATCCGTGTCAGGCACGTCGTACTGCAGGTCACAGTCGGGACAGTAGCCGTGATACTGGACCTTCTCGCTGAAGCGGACTCGTTCTCTCGTGGTCTGAGGACAGCGACTCTTCACGTGCCTCGACAGAGGAGACGGCAACGGCACCGTGCTTTTGAGGCCGCGACACGAGTCTCTGCCCAACGCGTTTGCGGGAAAAGCGGCGTTCCACGTTGGCATCCCATTACCCGCGGTCTGTATCTCCGAGGACAGACCGTCGCCGTGATCCTGGGCTCTGGACGGGGCGGCGCGGGGCGGAGGCAGGGGCCGGTTGGGTCTCTTTAGAACTGTGAGAATGGCAGAGGACACAGATGAGGGTCTGAAGAGCATCTCCTCCGGGTACACCTTCATCCTGTCCATGCTGGAGGAGGTGGAGGTGCTGTTGAGTGTGTCCGTCCTCGAGCTGTCAATCATCTCCTCCTCCAGATGAAGATCTGATGTCAAACAGTCAATATCTTGAACCACCTGAGAGAAGCGAGAAGAGTCACACATCACTTTATAATGTTTTGTGGTTTATTTGTACCGAGCAGTGCTGTCTGTTGTGTTGAGTCTTGTTCGTTCAAGAAAGACTTTCACCGTACGTTGTACACATGAcaataaatgacaaacaatctctctctctctctctggcagaCCATCgtataatataatacacaaGATTCTATGTGATGATGTTATTTATCATGATCCAGCAGAATCAGTAATAATCTCCGTCATCTGAATGACTTGTTGAGGTAAATCTGTAAAGACATCAAACATCTCTGATGTTCACAAGCTGCTAAAACTTCAATATTAACTTGAAGTCATTAAATCATGTGAATATGATGATTATTGTCCAGTCTGTATGTGTGAATGTCTTATTTCACTGTATTTCTGGAAACATCCAGCAGCTCTGTGTCACTGTCAACAGCATTTAATGGATATGAATGAAGTGACGCAATGATATAAAACACGACGTGTGTTCAGTAGACGTTTACATGAAGGCCTCGGTGAACGTGAATATCACATGATCGtatgataaacaaacacacacacacacacacacacacacacacacacatcatcaccatcatcatcatcatcatcagcgtACGTCattcaaacacgcacacacgcacacctctTTGAGTTCCTTCGCTACATCCTTCAGGTCTCCCAAGATGTTCTCGAGATCCTTCACGATGCTCCTGATCCGTCGCTTGACTTTAACTTTATTTACGGCTCCGTCCGCACCCGACATCCTCCGAACCGGAGCGGGATCACGGCTGTGTCGAGTGTCGTCTCATGTCGATCACGGCTGTGTCGTGTTTTCTCTCGTGTCGAGCACACATGTTAAGGCTCGCGTTTTCCTtaagatgcaggcagcgggtcCCGGTGAATTAGCGCATGCGCAATGAAGCGGCTCGCGCGTTACAGCGTTTGAATGGTACACGAGACGAAAGCGCCGCAAACGCTCAAGTCAATGAATCACGAATAACTCAGAGAGGATGAAGGAGATCGGTTATTATGATTCATTCTTCTAAATCTGATCATCTGCCGCCCCACATACAGCATTTACATCGACATTATCACTGCTCTGCGCGCGTTATTATTAACCCACGCAGATCAATATCACAGACTCATAAAGTCAGAGTTAAGTTCTGCTCTTACACGAGCTTGACAAGATGAGTGTAttcaaaaaaaagaaacaggaCTCTAAAAATAAGTTGAAAGCATTTCATTATGCAACAGAAACggcataaccttccttcagatGTGTAACAGaaaagtacgcgcacacacttTTTTGTGgagtttttattacttttaatcaaaacaacccaactgcagctTGATTGATATTAACGTTACTGGGAAATTCCAagttggaatgcacaataaaaaacatgccttttgaaaataaaaaaacgcaCGGTATGCTCTTGTACGCTTCATTGCTGTTGAcgagaataaaaaataaaaaatatataagataatcatatataaatacacaagaGTAACAAACAGCAGGTCAAAGCCTCGCggatctgattggctgctgcgGCGTGACGTCAGATCTCCGTTAGCGGAAGTGGGGCAAAAGTCACAGTGGAGCGTTTGCACAGAACCCGAGGATTTTCACATCGAGACATCCAAAAAACCTCGCTGGGTGATCGATATACACAGTATCAGAATTAATATAGATATCGTGTGAAGATGAAGTCTTTGATGTTTGATGGGAGAGTTGTGCTCGTGACGGGAGCAGGCGGAGGTCAGTTTACATCTATTCACTTTATCAGTGCGCATGAATATGAACTGTCAAAGTTACTTTTGACACGTGAGCATACATGTGTTACCTCTATCAGCCTCTATATGTTTGTAGTTTTTTATAAGAACATGTAGTTTATAAGCTGTTTGAAGCGCTTTGCTTTTTGGCAGGTGTTTGCGTGTCGATCAAAGTACAAAGAGCAAATGACACGCATAATAACACACACGAACCCTTACGAAGCGTCCATAAATCAAACAGCTGCATTGGTATGACGTTTGATTACGACCGTGACGTGCACATCaatgactgttgtgttgtgtgtcctGCAGGTTTGGGGAGGGAATACGCGCTGGCGTTCGGTGAGAGAGGTGCAGCTGTCATCGGTGAGAGAAGCAACACGCGCTTTCCTGCTGAAGAATGTCACGTGATTGATTATCCGTGTTGGGTGTAAcgagttactgtaatttaattacttttcccttggaaaaagtaaagtaagggattactctaattttttctgtaatataattacagttacttatgATGTAATTCAACTAACTGctctgtgtaatatatgtgtgtgcaatagtggaattgacatcaggTTGCaggataatttatcgcgataccactcaATACTATCGAGCTGACTGCGATacgcaatgtgtcgatattttatttaatacgtaacttagcttgtccgtgaagcacggctctgggatcagtaggaaatgctgctcgatctaaaagcagagcgagtttgagtcgcttataatgtgcatttgaaaaagcaacacccgtcaaacacaatcattataaatatactttattatcttaaaaatacctgatgaggcttgagtaacagtgatgaAAAGACGTCCaaaggcatttcctagattctagagcgtgttatggtcttcttctgcagtgcgtatttggtgtttccgcacgagagcgccctctggctttcggatgcagcagcatttccccgtacttcactcaaaagctgtgcataaatcgcGTGATATTTACCGTCGGTTTctcgtgacagccctaagtttaatgtataattctcacattttgtaatactttggtcagttaataatactactttatgtagttaaaagagccgtttcatgtctgtccttgaatcactgaactaatcaacgttgatgtaggatatagaaagtaataattaaatacttttcggagagagtcatttgtacagtcaTCTAACTACACTATTGATTATGGAATGAATGAcattttcagagtaacttgcccaacactggtggtGATGTAGTTTGTGTTTTGGTGCAGTCAATGATCTCGGAGGAGACATTAAAGGAGGCGGCAGGAGCTCCGCGGCCGCTGATGGTGTGGTGGAGGAGATCCGAGCGCGTGGAGGAAAAGCGCTGGCCAACTACGGTATGTGTGACGTCACCGCGAGGCCGCCGCTGTCATGATGCGCATTGATGATGATGTTACGTTGACAGATTCAGTGGAAGACGGTGAGAAGCTGATTCAGGCGGCGCTGGACGCGTTCGGGCGAATAGGTGCTGTATTTGAATGACTGATCATCATCATctcaacatgattttttattgtgAGACAGCAAAgctgattttctttctttcttctagaTGTTGTGATAAACAATGCTGGGTAAGTTCTGAATATCATGTGATGTCAGTAAAGGTGAACTGTGAGACTGTAACTGGTCTGGTGTTTTGTGAAGGATTCTGCGTGATCGGTCATTCGGCAGAACCAGTGATCTGGATTGGGGTACGTAAAGCAGAGCAGAGCAGAATCATACATGCGTGTCCCAGCAGATGTCACGTGAGCGTTTCTCTCTTCAGACCTGATTCATCGAGTTCATCTGAGGGGGGCTTTCCAGGTCACACGAGCCGCGTGGGAACACATGAAGAAGCAGAAGTTCGGCAGGTACACTCATCTGTAACGATCCACAGCACAAGTCTGATCTCACGTGCACAAGGTGAcgctgtgtgtgtttacagaatCATCATGACATCATCAGCAGCTGGTATCTATGGTAACTTCGGGCAGGCAAACTACAGCGCTGCTAAGCTGGGTTTGCTGGGTCTGGCCAACACGCTGGCCATCGAGGGTCAGAAATATAACATTCACTGTAACACCATCGCCCCGACCGCAGGATCCCGCCTCACACAGACCGTCATGCCTCCAGGTTCACCGATCGCACCACATGACATACTGACAGCGAATCAAAGGTGTTGGTGTGTGTAATCCAGCTCTCACCTCACGCTGTGCTCGTGTAGATCTCGTGGAGTCGTTGAAAGCTGAATACGTGGCTCCGCTGGTCCTCTGGTTGTGTCATGGGGATTGTCAGGAGAACGGCGCTCTTTTTGAGGTGTGTCCCGTGACGTTTCTGTATTCAGATTATTGAAGCGTATCTGATATTTAGAGATGATGTATTGTGCTGTGTGTCTTCAGGTCGGAGCCGGGTGGATCGGGAAATGTAAGTCGGATCTGTGTGTCAATCCATGACATAAATATAGACATGTTAATGTTGCTTTTGACTCGGGTCG
Above is a genomic segment from Triplophysa rosa linkage group LG17, Trosa_1v2, whole genome shotgun sequence containing:
- the LOC130567581 gene encoding protein-lysine 6-oxidase-like isoform X2; translation: MESCGRVLLLCLCICCCFLTVVAQLNAESKGARRAQQVGARVRTRWTHNGRVFQLLSPGSEFVPPGRTEPNLRVTEANTTIAREQNTSSSSASDVMARDEPYDPYKSIRNNPYYNYYDSYYRHRNAFRHHGYGTRYFQHGLPDLVLDPYMIQVSTYVQRVSMYSLRCAAEEKCLASSAAHARDYDTRVLLRFPQRVKNQGTADFLPNRPRYTWEWHSCHQHYHSMDEFCHYDLLDSNTQKKVAEGHKASFCLEDTSCDPGYYRRYACTSHTQGLSPGCYDTYGADIDCQWIDITDVQPGKYVLKITVNPGHQISESDFSNNIVRCDVHYTGSYAHVSGCVMSS
- the LOC130567581 gene encoding protein-lysine 6-oxidase-like isoform X1, with product MESCGRVLLLCLCICCCFLTVVAQLNAESKGARRAQQVGARVRTRWTHNGRVFQLLSPGSEFVPPGRTEPNLRVTEANTTIAREQNTSSSSASDVMARDEPYDPYKSIRNNPYYNYYDSYYRHRNAFRHHGYGTRYFQHGLPDLVLDPYMIQVSTYVQRVSMYSLRCAAEEKCLASSAAHARDYDTRVLLRFPQRVKNQGTADFLPNRPRYTWEWHSCHQHYHSMDEFCHYDLLDSNTQKKVAEGHKASFCLEDTSCDPGYYRRYACTSHTQGLSPGCYDTYGADIDCQWIDITDVQPGKYVLKVCSHINSHSCAAIIILSLSFVKCFCFGSDYCESGSPDFRIRLQ
- the prr16 gene encoding protein Largen, whose protein sequence is MSGADGAVNKVKVKRRIRSIVKDLENILGDLKDVAKELKEVVQDIDCLTSDLHLEEEMIDSSRTDTLNSTSTSSSMDRMKVYPEEMLFRPSSVSSAILTVLKRPNRPLPPPRAAPSRAQDHGDGLSSEIQTAGNGMPTWNAAFPANALGRDSCRGLKSTVPLPSPLSRHVKSRCPQTTRERVRFSEKVQYHGYCPDCDLQYDVPDTDLHFHTEVIDVKVSPSHQCSSSLPSQSLMENGNIVSFPPQKPHKTILRKSTSTTV